The sequence TTCATGAATTTACTTCGATAATATTCAGGGGCGGATATTTGAGCAACGATGGCTTATCATGCGCAGTGTTTTcccaaatatatttttttcgtatttcgatgaaaaatgcattcGTAAAAATGTGTGCAGACAGTAATTTCTAGCAGGCACCGAAACAGCAATCAGtaaagatttgaaatgtggttagtttcatcattaatatGATTGATATGACTATCAGAAAACTTTCGAACACGGAGCGGGGGTTCGAGACTCCCTAAACCCTACCCCCCTAGTTCTTGGGCGATAGTGTTTGTGCGGCTGCTCAAAGAAAACCAACCTATCTTATGCATTGTATATGTTAAATGCAATATATAGATATGTAGACTAGAagggaataattgaaacattggCGTGACGCGTGTGTGTTTATGCTTATTACGGTATCTATCatgatatgtatttatatattccGATATCatgaaattcatatttgtttTACAATTCTTGTCATGGAAACATTTAAAGGTCAATGATGGCCCAATCCAGTGGCAAATAAGCTTCAATTTACGGAAAACAATTAAACGTTCTTAGAATGACTTGCTTCGAATACATTCTCGGAGTATAGCGTCGCATAAAGTTTTCGTACATGCTAGCTATACTTGAACTCTATAAATGAACATCCTTGTTTCCCATAAGAATACATAAGATACCGATTTATTCTCTTAGggtatcaaatttcatttcattgcagATTACCGAATCAACGATGGCTAATCAGAGCAAGTCAGATGCATCATTTTCTTCAAACTCGGCGACAAACACTTGCTTGAACTGTACTATTTGCTGCCAGACTTATAAAAGACCGAAAGTTCTTCCTTGCTTGCACACGTTCTGTGAACAGTGCTTGAACGACTACATTCCGGCGGAAAGTATTTCGGTCACTTGTCCGATTTGTAAGCACCAGTCGATCATACCGGTCGATGGGGTTTCCGCATTGCAGAGGAACAGCTACATCGAAGGCATAATGAACAGTATGGCTACTCAGCACAGcgacgaaaagtcgacttgtTCGACTTGCAAAGAACAGGAAATCGTCACTCAgaaatgtgttcagtgctCGACGACATTTTGCGATGGGTGTTCGTCTGCTCATAAACAAAACGAATTAACAAACACGCACGATATCGTAAATATTGATAACGGTCTAGTTGGAAATGGCAATGCTCCATCAGAGGATATCAAATGCCCTATGCACGATGGACAAGCGTTTCATTTCTATTGTACATCTTGCGAAACGGCCATATGCGAAAGCTGTTCACAACTCGAACACCAAGAACACGCTTTTATCCCCCTGAAAGAGGCCATCGCAGAACACAAGGCGACCTTGGAGTCGCTCTTAACTAATGCAAAGGCCAAAGCTCCTGCAATAAACGCTGCTATCGCAACTGTCGATAATATCTGTAAATCATTGACGAACTCGTtcaaaactgctgaaaacGATACCAACACGTGGTTTGATACGATGTCACAACTGCTTACGCAACGAAAAGCGATGTTGCTGGAAGACTTGAAGTCGGCGTACGGTGGAAAGGTCGCCGTGTTAAAAAATCAGAAAGACGATCTGTATAAGCTCCTGAATACGATAGACAGTTGTTGCGAGCTGACTACGAACGCTTTAGAACACGGCAACGACACGGAAATTATCCTAATCAAAAAAGAAATGGCCGAAAAACTACAAATTTTGGCGACGTCGACCAACAAGAAATTCTTACCGGAGGAAAATGATATGTTAATGTTTACCGACACGGATACCGATGACGTCAAGGCCAGTATATCGACGTTCGGTCGCGTGCAGACGAACAGCGCTGTAGCTTTCCAGACGACGGCTAGCGGGGATGGGCTGAAACGTTGTTTTACAAATATACAAACGGTTATTACGGTAACAACGAAGGACCGAAACGGGACTTTAGTAGCCGACGGTAGTGCGGATATCGACGCTGAACTGGTGAGTAACAATGGGGACGTTGTTCCTATAGAAATTGCCGATAATTTGAATGGTACGTATGACATAACGTTTCGTACCAAAACGGATGGGCGATACCATTTGGATGTGAAATTGTTCGGCCAACCGATACGCGCTTCGCCGTTTAGAATTAAATCTATGCCAATACCGGAGGGTTACCAAAAAGATCGGTCACCGACTAAGATCCCGCGATCTAGTAGTAGCGTAGCTAAACGAAGTTCGAAAAGGATGTCCAGTTCTGGTCGTTCGCACGGCTCGAACCATCGCAAGAGCAACCCGATCGAAGACGACCTCATCGACCGCATCGGTACGAAAGGTCGAAACAAGGGCGAGTTTACAAATCCGCAAGGACTTTGCGCATCCGCTGGAAGAATTCTCGTAGCCGATAGTAATAACCAAAATATACAAGTATTCTGCAATAAGggcgatttcaaatttcgttTCGGTATAAGAGGCCGAAACGCCGGTCAGATGCAAAGGCCAACGGGCGTGTTCGTTACTATGTATGGGAACTATGTAGTAGCCGATTACGACAATCGGTGGGTGAGTATTTATAGCCCGGACGGAAAATACCTAAACAAAATCGGTCAGGGAAAGCTGCTTGGACCTAAAGGAATAACGGTAGACAGGAATGGTCATATCATTGTCGTAGACAATAAAGCTAGTTGTATTTGCGTGTTCCAATCGAATGGAAAAATGCTGCATAAATTTGGGACGCGCGGCAATGGCGAAAGTCAACTGGCCGGACCACATTACGTAGCCGTCAATTCGAACAATGATATCATAGTATCTGACTTCCATAACCACTGCATAAAGGTATTCGACAGCGAAGGGAAATTTTTATTTAGTTTCGGTTCCAATGGCGAAGGTAACGGTCAGTTCAATGCACCGACAGGGGTCGCTGTGGATTCGCATGGAAATATACTCGTTGCTGATTGGGGGAACTCTAGGATACAGGTATCGTAAACATTAGTCGTTAATAAAAAAATCCATTAAATTTGGGTCTTGAAGAGGACTGCGGgtagataaatattttgatttgtgtCATTTTAAGACAAACACTTAAACAGAAATTGTTTTTATGTTGCAGATTTTTGACAGCTGCGGTTCATTTCTGTCGTATATAAATTCATCTGTCGACCCGTTGTACGGACCGCAGGGACTAGCCGTGACGTCAGATGGAAATGTCGTAGTCGCCGACTCCGGCAATCATTGTCTTAAAGTTTATAAATATCTGCAATGAATTCCATCAACGGACGGGGGCTTATGCAACAATACTAGATATATTAGGGATTTTCATAAAAGACTTCATCGAAAAGAATGGAAAGGAAACGCGCGATACGTAGGAATAAGATAACGTGTGGGCTTCAATGATGTAGTGGGTGAGATGGACTTTAACGAGTGACATTTTTCTAGTCAAAAGGGCTTTCGTCTGGTCAGTACATTACGTACGTCCTTCAAATGGCTTTTGTAATGCAGATGGAACACTTATTCCACGAATAACTGATTCCATAGTTCGTTGATTAATTCATACATGCTACCTAAATCATACAACAATTTGTTATCAACTTTGTCTTTTATCTGGCTACGTCTTGACTTTGTATCCGATAGACTGCACTACCAAACATAACCGGTCGTTTCTTCTTACCCGTCGAATTATTACGTGAAGTAGttaaatatatatgaacaaAAGACCGTTCTATTTTTGATAAGGGAATAAAGATAGTACGCTATGAATGATAGATGTGCTTATTCAACAAGAGAAACGTTCACCGTGATTTACGCTGTATaaatgaaatccatgtattgATAACGATAATCACTATATATATGCCAAACTTTGCTGCTTCTTATGAAATGTTGTGATATCTGTGTCAGTACGTCCATTGAAGCTATATGATGGACTACACTTTACTTATTAATTTGTCTTACCACGGAGCTCATCCTTGGTCttatatatgcaaatttgTGTGTTGTGTTTGCAGTGTGAATGGTTTATCGGACCAAAAGTTCAGGAGTCGCAGAATCGGTGTGTCAACGATCACACCACACCAGGGAAATGATATTATCAGCTGGGTATTTCACCACTGATATGATAAGTGGGTTACATCGATTTACACAATCATTATGATGGCTGTGATACCGTTTATTGCtgctttatcaaatatcttttgaCGTTGATTAAGTAGAAATCTGATAACCCTCTTGAGCAATTCCCTACCGTATCTAAAAGGATAAAGTTCATGTATCTAAAACCATTCGCCGTTGAGGTTAAGTAACGGTGGCAGCGTTTGCGTCTTAAGATGTTTTGAACTTGATAGTTTTGTATAAGACCCACTATGTGTAGatccaattcaattgaattcaattcaacaaaaaaacgCCGACTGCAATTCAATCTTATTCAACATACAAATCATTTAGTCAaaggaaaaataaattgaCCTGGAGTACAGTGTATTCGATCCTACTATTTGACCGTCTGTGTTATTTGAAGAACTATTGTActgtgacaattaaaattgaAGTGCTGTGTTTAGTGTATCTCTGCGGAAGATTTAGAATCTCTATGGAACTCTGCATCGATGTCAAATACTGTGGGTCTTTTATATACACTATATACGACAAATCTAATGATGATACGAACTTGATTGTActcaatttgataatgaacCGATATTTTCTGTGTGTATTATCGATACCGGTAAGGCTGTAGACCTAATCGGTAACTGGTTGATGGTGTATAGTCTACTTAAACATGAATGTATGCGTGTAATTCGTTATTTCTGAATTAATGTAAAATGATTTGTAAAAGCATCCATTTCTTCCTTTCATTTGACGTCGGGGTTTTTAGGGATGAATTCAAGATGATATATAAGAAATTACCTTTTTTTCTtagaaaataactttatttaagATCGGCCCGACacttcatttatttacaaggaagaatcagatcttctcgGTGATCCTAAAGCCGCCATCAATGGGTTGGATTTCTTCGGCGACACGTACGCTTTCATACGCTCGTAAAACGATGGTGGAGCGTCGCCAAGGTCAAGCTGTAGTTCAGAGTTGGTGACCTGTGTATCGGCATCAGTCAGCGAAGTCGAATCAGTTTGTGTGGTCGATACTGAAGTCGAACATGGATATGTATTACTGGATGCCTCCGACAGTGCTACGTGAATGGTTTCGGTGAATACCGTATTGACCTCAGGACCGACTTGAACCTCTTCCGAATgaaccttttttatttcagtttgCGATGACGTACTGACCTTACTTAAAGAGCCATTTAGTTCTGAAAAATGATGTACAATATCGCGGATAACTTCGGATCAAAACAAATGGTTTTTTTATACAATTCTAGGGACTTCTAATTTGTTTACCTGCCCTCTGTTTTTCCAGGAAGGCGACGATGAATCCCGTACAAACTAAGACCACAAAAAGGTCATCTAATGCAGTCGATGCCCACGAAAAACACGTAACCATGAAAGATGATATAAGTCTGTGAAAATAATAAGTTCGCATCATGACTAATGCCAcataaatattatatacatgCATCTCTTTTGCCAATCTAATCCGTCCGGAGATTATGATTCGCCAAAATCGACCGTTTTAGAAATGCACGAGTCTATTTACCCGATAATTCCACATCCAGCTTCATCATCGACGGATGACACCATTTTGCTTGCCGATACGAATAAAACAGATGTAATTGTTGGATTGTCGTGGGTTGTTAGGTGTCTGTTTCCGAGGTTATTGATATACACCAACCAAAATTGTATGATGTTATAATCTTTTCTTGTTTAATtctttcatatacatgaaatatgtaaTTTGAAACAGCTTTAACAAGGTTCTACAACATCACACTGAAGGGTTTATGTACATCCGATATCTGATTTCAAAGAGATATTCAAAGGAATCGCCTTAAAACCATTTGgtcataaattttatttttaaaaaagcacgaaaataacaataaacatCAAATTTTTACTTTATAATACACGCACTAAAGAAATGATTCTGGTTATTTTATACCATACGCAAATCATTGCCGTTTGGATCAACTATCTTCGATTTAGCCGATTCGAAATCGTTGCGCTGCTGCATTTTTGTAGTCCGACTTTTCACATTTACAGTTTGCAATGAATGTCCGTGTAGGATCTTAACGAGAAGCAAAAAAGTAACGCATACGACCATTGTTCCAAGCGCAACACTTCCGGTGATAAATATTTCCGAAACAAAATACACCTTTGGATATTCCGACGTCGTACCTACATTATACACGTTGAATATCAATTAGACTTACAATCATCAAAACAAAAAGGGCTCCGGAATTTCGGTTGACGAGTGACTGTAGTGACGGCGCACTAACCCTACTAACTATCGTCCATGCGCGAGACATCATCCAAGTTCGAATCAATGTGTAGCCTAACCTCTCTCGCCACATAgatgaatgtaatatagatgcagattgtatttgtatttgaatgTGTATTGCAATTGCCTTTTAAGGTATCTTTAAGAGATTATCATAATCACTATCATATACGTACCGGTATTCATTGCAAGGAAATTGTATTCATTGTCGATAGCAAGGGAAAATGTACTTACTGATTGTATATCCGAGTGTTGGGATGGCTTCTGCCGCGACGGTCCATTTCCAGTCTTTGCAGTGATGTTTATAGGGTACATTGTCGACGTAACATTTTGTCACATTGAAGCGACTAGCGTCGTTTACCGGACACTGTTGACAACGTCTGCACATAAACGCTTCGTTCTCGTAGTATCCTGAAAATGTATTCCTAAGTTGTACTTAGATCCCCGAAAGTTCTTTTTTCGATTTCCACTCATTCAAACAAGGGGTACCGGCACTgctactgcggcaatcgagTATTCCAtttatggcaggcgaggatccgccaggttcgctagtggttACTCAGTCACCGCGCtccaatttcttctacatttcaatgaaattcgaATCAACTTTTCGCATTGGCAAATCATTTTTGAGTGAAACAATATCATACACTCATTGGGTAAGTCAattttatatctatttgatggtttgtttaaaaaatattttaatttggGAGCCttaaaatccagttcaaaattcattgaaaacgaactgattttcagtacCTATAACCGAGTGcattgttgcgccatctggtgtgtgcCGGTACCCAAAGCACTTCTGTAAAAATCATGGAATTTGAAATACTAAGAAGAGTCAATATGCCAATTACGTTTAGATTTATATTCGTGACTTGAAATATACATTGGTAATCGCTTATCTGGCGACAGATGAGGGAAATTTTAAGGTTTTCATGCATATTAGTCAGCATGGACATCCGCATGCACTTACGCGCATATCTTTATTACGAGGGGAATCCTATGGCGACTGATAAAAGGCCATACGAATATTTCTCGACAGAAAAATAATTGCGTCATAACAGATGAATTTCCATCGAAGTGAAAATAAACCtcgttcaaaatatatattacacctAAAATCATTTcgttatgaaaaaaatcaatatttgcgTCAGTAAAAGTATTCCCGCAATAGAAAATAAACCGCCTTCCTTCAACATCCGGTGACTAAGATATTTTTGCAGTGTAAAAAATGATTTGGGTTTTTCCGCTGTTGCACGCGTTGCACGTTGTCGATTGCGCAGTACTATGCTGTGGTAACGGCAGGCCTACCGCAACAGCCCTAAGTATATGGACGTTTCGCATTCTAGATATCGTACTACGCGGCGCGGGGCTGACGCAATTTCAATACCCACCTCATATATACGCGTGAATCAGGGTGACCCAGGTGCGAGCTTTGGTTTTGGATCCCAAAATAGAAATACGtagaaatagatatttttgggTACGACCTAGTTTAATAGCCAAGCCTTACACCTAACAGTCAAACTACCAATCCTGGACTACCGTAGATTAATAGAAGGGCCAAAAATAACGGAAACAAGTTGCTTTAGCCGTAGGATAAAAACGAAGACATCTTTTAGTTGATATCCCGTTCACCACTCTTCAACATAAACACTATACCGTCCCCCTAGATTTAGTGCATTCAAGCGCCGCAAATGGGGAAACccgaaattatttttacagcTAAGAAATCTAAGACATACGAAAACATTTCGACGGAGatggaattatttttgaaatatatttcgaaAGCGACTTACTTTTAAATATAccgaaatcattttcacttaCGAATTTGAATggaattatttatttgttattgagattatattcatattcacgTAGATATTTTGAAGGCGCTTATTTTGCATaacgaaatcattttcggGTACTGACATATTTTGAATGCGATTCTGTTTTCAGAGCGGAATCATTTTCACTTTCGAAAATTTTTCGATGGAATCTATTTCTTATGAAGGAATAATTTTTACTTTACGCATATATTTTGATGggaatttatttgttttgaaattgttttcgtcaagaaatgttttatggcccttatcagcctcCATAGAGTGCCTATGTGCATAAATTTGTTTGGTT is a genomic window of Tubulanus polymorphus chromosome 5, tnTubPoly1.2, whole genome shotgun sequence containing:
- the LOC141906052 gene encoding uncharacterized protein LOC141906052, which translates into the protein MSLYRSIMVGIVVIAGDLCIFCCVLISGSFGNEHSCPSDDMFYDNNTLSCRWCTICEPGFGKRRQCGPFSDTYCERCADGFYSDTWSTDEMCKPCSFCPNRRYKRNCAVTRNSICGDCSTGYYENEAFMCRRCQQCPVNDASRFNVTKCYVDNVPYKHHCKDWKWTVAAEAIPTLGYTISTTSEYPKVYFVSEIFITGSVALGTMVVCVTFLLLVKILHGHSLQTVNVKSRTTKMQQRNDFESAKSKIVDPNGNDLRMV
- the LOC141905494 gene encoding tripartite motif-containing protein 2-like, whose product is MDAPALLRSQIIQTRRYTGFVKHRFENVAKQATNTCLNCTICCQTYKRPKVLPCLHTFCEQCLNDYIPAESISVTCPICKHQSIIPVDGVSALQRNSYIEGIMNSMATQHSDEKSTCSTCKEQEIVTQKCVQCSTTFCDGCSSAHKQNELTNTHDIVNIDNGLVGNGNAPSEDIKCPMHDGQAFHFYCTSCETAICESCSQLEHQEHAFIPLKEAIAEHKATLESLLTNAKAKAPAINAAIATVDNICKSLTNSFKTAENDTNTWFDTMSQLLTQRKAMLLEDLKSAYGGKVAVLKNQKDDLYKLLNTIDSCCELTTNALEHGNDTEIILIKKEMAEKLQILATSTNKKFLPEENDMLMFTDTDTDDVKASISTFGRVQTNSAVAFQTTASGDGLKRCFTNIQTVITVTTKDRNGTLVADGSADIDAELVSNNGDVVPIEIADNLNGTYDITFRTKTDGRYHLDVKLFGQPIRASPFRIKSMPIPEGYQKDRSPTKIPRSSSSVAKRSSKRMSSSGRSHGSNHRKSNPIEDDLIDRIGTKGRNKGEFTNPQGLCASAGRILVADSNNQNIQVFCNKGDFKFRFGIRGRNAGQMQRPTGVFVTMYGNYVVADYDNRWVSIYSPDGKYLNKIGQGKLLGPKGITVDRNGHIIVVDNKASCICVFQSNGKMLHKFGTRGNGESQLAGPHYVAVNSNNDIIVSDFHNHCIKVFDSEGKFLFSFGSNGEGNGQFNAPTGVAVDSHGNILVADWGNSRIQIFDSCGSFLSYINSSVDPLYGPQGLAVTSDGNVVVADSGNHCLKVYKYLQ